From Pseudoalteromonas viridis, one genomic window encodes:
- a CDS encoding Kelch repeat-containing protein, with product MRLFSASRVFMVITAVLLSGSLGAEQNVEPRTPFSWSAGPDLPIALQEVYPAVFNKRIFVGGGFTPSDLPSFSDLGPTTDVFLLHPAHARWTKAPALPAARHHLGMVANQHFLYAIGGFTGAKDDAWQIQRSVFRLDGNMQAWRNAPSLPIPLAESVYASVGKNIHVIGGKTPSRDSGKNIDTDAHYVLVNNAYWRKVKSASVARNSAASAVIGHKIYVIGGRTSGKESVNLSHGEVYNTKTDSWSPIAPLPVASAGLSASVLDGKIIVSGGEVFGPNGDWQAGKALDDVWAYDPQTDLWQALPSLPQPRHGHGSVSFNEQLHIIGGAAKVGPQETLSSTITLSKQESE from the coding sequence ATGCGCCTATTCTCTGCAAGTCGGGTCTTTATGGTAATAACAGCTGTGTTGCTATCGGGATCGCTTGGGGCAGAGCAAAACGTTGAGCCTCGGACGCCATTTAGCTGGTCGGCCGGGCCCGACTTACCCATTGCGCTGCAGGAAGTGTACCCTGCGGTTTTTAACAAGCGTATTTTTGTCGGGGGCGGCTTTACGCCTTCCGATCTCCCATCGTTTTCTGATTTAGGCCCCACCACTGACGTGTTTTTACTTCACCCGGCCCACGCGCGCTGGACCAAAGCGCCTGCTTTGCCCGCAGCCCGGCATCACCTGGGTATGGTCGCTAATCAGCATTTTCTGTATGCCATCGGTGGTTTTACGGGGGCTAAGGATGATGCCTGGCAAATCCAGCGCTCGGTCTTCAGGCTCGACGGCAATATGCAGGCCTGGCGCAACGCGCCGTCTTTACCTATACCGCTTGCCGAATCTGTGTATGCCAGCGTGGGCAAAAACATTCATGTGATCGGCGGTAAAACGCCCAGCCGGGACAGCGGTAAAAACATAGATACCGACGCACACTATGTGCTGGTTAACAACGCCTACTGGCGTAAGGTCAAGTCGGCAAGTGTAGCGCGCAATTCCGCCGCCAGTGCGGTGATTGGTCATAAAATTTACGTGATTGGCGGACGCACCAGCGGCAAAGAGAGCGTTAACCTCAGCCATGGCGAAGTTTATAACACCAAAACGGATAGCTGGTCACCGATTGCGCCTTTACCTGTTGCATCGGCCGGGCTGTCCGCCAGTGTACTGGATGGCAAAATTATCGTGTCGGGTGGCGAGGTGTTTGGCCCCAATGGGGATTGGCAGGCAGGTAAAGCCCTTGATGATGTATGGGCATACGATCCGCAAACGGATCTATGGCAGGCACTGCCCAGTTTGCCCCAACCGCGCCATGGCCACGGCTCAGTCTCGTTTAACGAGCAGCTGCATATTATCGGGGGCGCAGCCAAAGTGGGGCCGCAGGAAACCCTGTCATCGACCATCACGTTGTCGAAACAAGAAAGTGAATAG
- a CDS encoding methionine synthase, whose product MKTLLPTSTAGSLPKPAWLAQPEVLWSPWKLEGQALVDGKQDALRVSLHEQLLAGVDIVSDGEQTRQHFVTTFIEHLDGVDFENRKTVKIRDRYDASVPTVVGPISRQKPVFVADAKFLRQQTRQPIKWALPGPMTMVDTLYDDHYKSREKLAWEFAKVLNQEAKELEAAGVDIIQFDEPAFNVFFDEVNDWGIACLERAIEGLKCETAVHICYGYGIKANTDWKKTLGSQWRQYEQVLPKLQKSNIDIISLECHNSRVPVELLSLVRGKKVMVGAIDVATDTIETPEEVAATLREALRYVDADKLYPCTNCGMAPLARDVARGKLNALSAGAEIVRKEILSTPLPDA is encoded by the coding sequence ATGAAAACACTTTTACCTACCTCCACTGCGGGCAGCTTACCTAAACCTGCCTGGCTGGCACAGCCAGAGGTGCTCTGGTCACCCTGGAAGCTCGAAGGACAGGCACTCGTTGACGGCAAACAAGATGCACTGCGTGTGTCGTTGCACGAGCAGCTGCTGGCAGGGGTTGATATTGTTAGCGATGGCGAGCAAACCCGTCAGCACTTTGTGACCACCTTTATTGAACACCTCGACGGTGTGGATTTTGAAAACCGTAAAACGGTTAAAATTCGTGACAGGTACGATGCCAGTGTACCAACCGTGGTGGGTCCCATCAGCCGCCAAAAGCCGGTGTTTGTTGCAGACGCTAAGTTTTTGCGCCAGCAAACCAGGCAGCCCATTAAGTGGGCGTTGCCCGGCCCGATGACCATGGTAGACACCTTGTACGACGACCATTATAAGAGCCGCGAAAAGCTGGCCTGGGAATTTGCCAAGGTATTAAATCAGGAAGCAAAAGAGCTGGAAGCGGCCGGCGTCGACATTATTCAGTTTGATGAGCCGGCGTTTAATGTGTTCTTTGATGAAGTGAACGACTGGGGTATAGCCTGCCTGGAGCGTGCCATTGAAGGGTTGAAGTGCGAAACGGCCGTGCACATTTGCTATGGCTACGGCATTAAAGCCAACACCGACTGGAAAAAAACCTTGGGTTCGCAGTGGCGTCAGTACGAGCAAGTGTTGCCTAAGCTGCAAAAGTCGAACATAGATATTATCTCGCTGGAGTGCCATAACTCGCGGGTGCCGGTTGAGTTATTATCCCTGGTGCGCGGCAAAAAGGTCATGGTCGGTGCCATTGATGTGGCGACGGATACCATAGAAACGCCAGAAGAAGTCGCCGCAACACTCAGAGAAGCGCTCAGATATGTGGATGCCGATAAGCTTTACCCCTGCACTAACTGTGGCATGGCACCGCTTGCACGGGATGTGGCCCGGGGCAAATTAAATGCACTTAGTGCCGGGGCTGAAATTGTGCGTAAGGAAATCCTCAGCACACCGCTGCCTGACGCCTAA
- a CDS encoding DUF1852 domain-containing protein, with amino-acid sequence MNNEFTFTVKSLIFDEHYRPSDNTRITTNFANLARGESRQANLRNALKMIDNRFNALASWDNPNGDRYAIELEIISVDIDIAGSGEAFPSIEVLKTNIIDHKTGERTEGIVGNNFSSYVRDYDFSVVLLDHNKGKPQFSIPEGFGELHGKLFKHFVNSSAYQQNFKKRPVICLSVSDSKTYVRTENQHPVLGFEYEPNESSLTEQYFKKMGLQVRYFMPPNSVAPLAFYFFGDLLNDYTNLELISTISTMETFQKIYRPEIYNANAVAGKRYQPNLKNQDHSLTQIVYDREERSRLAVEQGKFAHEHFIKPYQSVLEQWSANYA; translated from the coding sequence ATGAACAACGAGTTTACTTTTACAGTCAAAAGCCTCATTTTTGATGAGCATTATCGTCCGTCAGACAATACACGGATCACAACCAACTTTGCTAACCTGGCCAGGGGGGAAAGTCGTCAGGCGAACTTGCGAAATGCATTAAAGATGATCGATAACCGTTTTAATGCGCTGGCGAGCTGGGACAATCCAAACGGCGACCGTTACGCCATTGAGCTGGAGATCATCTCGGTAGACATCGACATTGCGGGCAGCGGCGAAGCTTTTCCTTCTATCGAGGTACTGAAAACCAACATTATCGACCATAAAACCGGTGAGCGCACCGAAGGCATCGTCGGCAACAACTTTTCATCTTATGTGCGTGACTACGATTTCAGTGTGGTACTGCTCGATCACAACAAAGGTAAACCGCAGTTCAGCATCCCCGAAGGCTTTGGGGAATTGCACGGTAAACTGTTTAAGCACTTTGTGAACTCCAGTGCCTATCAACAAAACTTTAAAAAGCGACCGGTGATCTGTCTGAGTGTGTCGGACAGCAAAACCTATGTCAGAACCGAAAACCAACACCCGGTACTGGGCTTTGAATATGAGCCAAACGAGTCGTCGCTGACCGAGCAATACTTTAAGAAAATGGGTTTGCAGGTGCGCTACTTTATGCCGCCAAACAGTGTTGCGCCGCTGGCGTTTTACTTCTTCGGCGACTTGCTGAATGACTACACCAACCTGGAGCTGATCAGCACCATCAGTACGATGGAAACGTTCCAGAAAATCTATCGCCCGGAGATTTATAACGCCAATGCAGTGGCAGGCAAACGCTATCAGCCAAACTTAAAAAACCAGGATCACTCACTGACACAAATTGTGTACGACCGTGAGGAGCGCAGCAGGCTGGCGGTGGAGCAGGGTAAGTTTGCCCACGAGCACTTTATTAAGCCTTACCAGAGTGTACTTGAGCAGTGGTCGGCGAATTACGCCTGA
- a CDS encoding sulfite exporter TauE/SafE family protein produces the protein MSDLLLLIICCAVLGSGVGFLAGLLGIGGGLVIVPVLSSILLYFAVLPPEQVIIAAIATSLASILFTSTSSAIAHHKNGNVPWELAPWIMTGVALGALISGFLAAMLPEQIVRWVFAISVALIALKMFFGNNKPASDERTMPNKGVLTGFTTLTGGLSAMIGIGGGALLVPLLTFFSIDMKKAIGCASACGIVIALFGSVGYVTSGSAQFALADGFAGFVYLPALLGIVCTSWFTAPLGAKATHHLPVPTIKKIFAGLLVLVAANMTLA, from the coding sequence ATGAGTGACTTGTTGTTATTGATAATATGCTGCGCCGTGCTGGGCAGCGGTGTGGGCTTTCTGGCCGGACTCCTGGGCATTGGCGGCGGGCTGGTGATTGTTCCGGTGCTAAGCAGTATCTTGTTATACTTTGCGGTGTTGCCTCCTGAGCAGGTAATTATCGCTGCCATTGCCACCTCTTTGGCCTCTATTTTGTTTACTTCAACCTCCTCAGCCATCGCCCACCACAAAAATGGCAATGTACCCTGGGAGCTGGCTCCCTGGATCATGACGGGAGTCGCGCTGGGCGCGCTGATCAGCGGCTTTTTAGCGGCTATGCTGCCGGAGCAAATCGTACGCTGGGTGTTTGCCATCAGCGTGGCCCTGATTGCACTGAAGATGTTTTTTGGCAATAACAAGCCCGCTTCTGACGAGCGCACTATGCCCAATAAAGGGGTGTTAACGGGGTTTACAACCTTAACTGGCGGGCTCTCAGCCATGATTGGTATCGGTGGCGGTGCACTGCTGGTGCCCCTGCTGACGTTTTTCTCCATTGATATGAAAAAAGCCATTGGCTGCGCCTCAGCCTGTGGCATCGTGATTGCTCTGTTTGGCTCTGTCGGGTACGTCACGTCGGGCAGTGCACAGTTTGCCTTAGCAGATGGGTTTGCCGGGTTTGTCTACCTGCCCGCACTGCTGGGCATTGTCTGTACGTCCTGGTTTACCGCACCGCTGGGCGCAAAAGCAACGCATCATTTACCCGTACCAACCATCAAGAAAATTTTTGCGGGATTACTGGTGCTGGTTGCGGCGAATATGACACTCGCCTAG
- a CDS encoding YHYH protein, producing MNTVHKRTMLVTWVSVLLLSACGSGGGSDTQAQSNSLSAETNSTNTGSATQSDSTGGTSTDNNAPSDDSNTEETESGANTDTGTALTSGSTDGVLCDYFYNEFNDSASVQMTSNADWSCTGSTRQLTANGIPDHETGTFPNPGNPNTISETAVSVSYTLTPEQTDTASTLGGPRGATGYVLNGVKIDANTAGSCDDSGNSCSLVGNTGNWHIEALGQTSFDFGTDDNNAHVQPNGSYHYHGMPEGFIALRGGDSTSMTLIGWAADGFPIYARYGYSDAQDATSSLKAMTGSYQLVENVSSNRPSTSVYALGTFAQDWEYVAGSGDLDECNGRYGVTPEFPQGIYHYYATDTYPYFQRCVKGQL from the coding sequence ATGAATACAGTACATAAAAGAACAATGTTGGTGACCTGGGTGTCGGTGTTGTTGTTATCTGCGTGTGGCTCGGGTGGTGGCAGTGATACTCAGGCTCAGTCGAATTCGCTTAGCGCTGAAACCAACAGCACCAACACAGGATCAGCAACGCAGAGCGACAGCACTGGGGGTACATCAACTGATAATAATGCTCCATCGGATGATTCAAACACCGAAGAGACAGAGTCGGGTGCCAATACAGACACGGGCACGGCGCTGACATCTGGCTCGACTGACGGCGTGCTGTGTGATTACTTTTACAACGAGTTCAATGATTCCGCCTCGGTACAAATGACCAGCAATGCCGACTGGAGCTGTACCGGAAGCACCCGGCAACTTACTGCCAACGGCATTCCAGACCATGAGACGGGCACTTTTCCTAATCCGGGCAACCCCAATACCATCAGCGAAACCGCGGTTTCTGTCAGTTACACCCTAACGCCTGAACAAACGGATACGGCTTCAACGCTCGGCGGGCCAAGGGGCGCAACGGGCTATGTGCTGAATGGCGTTAAAATAGACGCCAATACCGCAGGCTCGTGCGATGATTCCGGTAACAGCTGTAGCTTGGTTGGCAACACCGGAAACTGGCATATCGAAGCGCTTGGCCAGACCAGCTTTGACTTTGGCACAGATGACAACAATGCCCATGTGCAGCCCAATGGGTCTTATCATTACCACGGCATGCCGGAAGGCTTTATTGCCCTGCGTGGTGGCGACAGTACCAGTATGACCTTGATTGGCTGGGCCGCAGACGGCTTTCCTATCTACGCCCGATATGGTTATAGCGACGCGCAAGACGCAACCTCGTCATTAAAGGCGATGACGGGGAGTTATCAGCTGGTGGAGAACGTCAGCAGCAACCGCCCCTCAACGTCTGTGTATGCACTGGGGACCTTTGCCCAGGATTGGGAGTATGTGGCGGGCAGTGGCGACCTGGACGAATGTAATGGCCGCTATGGCGTCACCCCTGAGTTCCCTCAAGGCATTTACCATTACTATGCTACCGACACCTACCCGTATTTTCAGCGCTGTGTGAAGGGCCAACTATAG
- a CDS encoding GNAT family N-acetyltransferase has translation MIELKESKPSDITRFVEMERATDTSGFILPYSTEQHRAAMAQPHIVYLSIYDSQSLVGFIILAREGETSVEFRRIVVGVKGRGIGQQALSKMEQYCVDVLKCKRIWLDVFADNARGIHIYQKLGYTLFERGEHQGRALLYMEKTL, from the coding sequence ATGATAGAACTAAAAGAGTCAAAACCATCAGACATAACACGGTTTGTAGAAATGGAAAGGGCCACAGACACGTCCGGCTTTATTCTGCCATACAGTACTGAGCAACATCGCGCCGCGATGGCACAGCCACACATAGTGTATTTGTCTATCTATGACAGTCAGTCGCTAGTTGGTTTTATCATTCTGGCGCGCGAGGGTGAAACCAGCGTGGAGTTTCGCAGAATTGTGGTCGGCGTTAAAGGTCGCGGTATTGGTCAGCAAGCCCTCAGCAAAATGGAGCAATACTGCGTCGATGTGCTTAAGTGCAAACGCATCTGGCTGGATGTGTTTGCCGACAACGCACGTGGGATCCATATCTACCAAAAATTAGGTTATACCCTTTTTGAGCGGGGCGAGCATCAGGGGCGTGCTTTGCTCTATATGGAAAAAACACTTTAA
- a CDS encoding YfiR family protein: MIKLLLVLLGLLLLPEGKAQSLSENELKAAFLYRFSQFSKWPPPPPDKLSFCVVGNPELYQAINALLQEQQVDESTEVIELPDNEQVSQCDILFLSQQNRQQTQYWLEDLAQSPVLVVADTSEGFRQGAMIGLIADANNLSFRVNLTDAKRRGLNFSAHLLKLATEVR, from the coding sequence ATGATTAAGTTGCTATTGGTTCTGTTAGGTTTGCTATTGCTGCCCGAGGGAAAGGCGCAAAGCCTGAGTGAAAACGAGCTTAAGGCGGCGTTTTTATATCGCTTTAGTCAATTCAGCAAGTGGCCGCCGCCACCGCCAGATAAACTGAGCTTTTGTGTGGTCGGTAACCCGGAGCTCTATCAGGCCATCAACGCGTTGTTGCAAGAGCAGCAGGTGGATGAGAGTACCGAAGTCATAGAGCTGCCCGACAACGAACAAGTATCGCAATGCGATATCCTGTTTTTAAGCCAGCAGAACAGGCAGCAAACCCAGTACTGGCTTGAAGACCTGGCACAGTCCCCGGTGCTGGTGGTTGCGGATACCAGTGAAGGGTTTCGCCAGGGAGCCATGATAGGCCTGATAGCCGACGCCAACAACCTCAGCTTTCGCGTCAATTTGACAGACGCAAAGCGCCGTGGCCTGAACTTCAGTGCTCATTTACTTAAACTGGCCACTGAGGTGCGCTGA
- a CDS encoding TonB-dependent receptor plug domain-containing protein — MKQHDLFVGLMMMLSSCALAQNDPLPDLEELLSQQLNQLPSNTQSSAGSRIERSSSDSMAVTHVITDKDIRQFNLQSLADILAMFVGITTRDNSSFIYLGARGIGRPGDFNSRFLFLLDGTRMNENLLDAGLLGYENFVDVGLIERVEYSPGASAALYGNNALLGVINIVTKTSSKLRGLNTALSVTNDETHHGRITAGFRSQGGADSWFSLSGSKLRDIDFPVPGAPAELLAWQQLNKESSSRAMFSHQSGSFQFQAAASRRQRSFPDGFSVLRSSAPEMGTPELETLDNEAFFVALTFDDTISQDIEAYFHISTHGNDLIRNVPLTLPDGGLEFVRPMNSGRWSNLDGQLVFLGVEDHELMLGIDFQKDHRQEFSSRSSIPSEFNFEQKSNENRYGLYVQDLWRITPKFKFQWALRYDNSDFSSERWSPSFTAKYSFTPDHHLLLRHSRAFRVANFLERNANSVFDEPNPKNETIDYNELSLVQRWSDSLSSFATFYYANIDNLIHQDFFRPIYFNPPPIRSHGAEIGADKRWSNGMSLIASTAIQRSRLRGGFGIANSPEFIGKLRFSLPLGRSGFTLSLSSYAVSKRRTFDSRLPGFASHDVNVNWQNEHNLFIALGVRNITDKEIFDITDDGFVPYLQRRRQVHLSLNWSWGND; from the coding sequence ATGAAACAGCATGACCTTTTTGTTGGGCTTATGATGATGTTGTCGAGCTGCGCGCTGGCACAAAATGACCCTTTGCCCGACCTGGAAGAGCTCTTGAGTCAGCAACTCAACCAGTTACCCAGTAATACGCAAAGCTCTGCGGGCTCTAGGATAGAGCGCTCAAGTAGCGACAGCATGGCAGTTACCCATGTGATCACCGACAAAGACATCAGACAGTTTAATCTGCAATCACTGGCAGACATTTTGGCGATGTTTGTTGGGATCACCACCCGTGATAACAGCTCATTTATCTACCTTGGAGCCAGAGGCATAGGCCGACCCGGTGACTTTAATTCGCGTTTTTTGTTCTTACTGGACGGGACCAGAATGAACGAAAACCTGCTGGATGCCGGGTTGCTTGGCTACGAAAATTTTGTTGATGTGGGGCTGATTGAGCGGGTGGAATATAGCCCGGGTGCGTCTGCTGCTTTGTACGGCAACAATGCACTCCTTGGGGTGATCAACATAGTGACAAAAACCAGCAGCAAATTGCGTGGCCTGAACACCGCCTTGTCGGTGACCAACGACGAAACACACCACGGCCGCATAACTGCGGGGTTTCGCTCACAAGGTGGGGCCGACAGCTGGTTTTCTCTGAGTGGCTCCAAATTACGAGATATTGATTTTCCCGTGCCAGGCGCCCCTGCTGAGCTGTTGGCGTGGCAGCAGCTTAATAAAGAAAGCAGCAGCAGAGCCATGTTCAGTCATCAAAGTGGCAGTTTTCAGTTTCAGGCTGCGGCTTCACGCCGCCAACGCAGTTTTCCGGATGGCTTTAGTGTGTTGCGCTCAAGTGCGCCTGAAATGGGCACGCCCGAACTTGAAACGCTCGACAATGAAGCCTTTTTTGTCGCGCTGACATTTGATGACACTATTTCGCAGGACATAGAAGCCTATTTTCATATCTCTACTCATGGTAACGATCTTATCCGCAATGTACCGCTGACCTTGCCCGATGGCGGGCTGGAATTTGTGCGTCCGATGAACTCTGGCCGCTGGAGTAACCTGGATGGTCAGCTGGTTTTTTTAGGTGTGGAAGACCACGAGCTGATGCTGGGCATAGATTTTCAAAAGGATCACAGGCAGGAATTTAGCTCTCGCTCCAGCATACCTTCGGAGTTTAATTTTGAGCAAAAAAGTAATGAAAATCGCTATGGCTTGTATGTGCAGGACTTGTGGCGAATCACACCTAAGTTTAAATTTCAGTGGGCGCTGAGATATGACAATTCGGATTTCAGCTCAGAACGTTGGTCTCCAAGCTTTACCGCCAAATACAGTTTTACCCCGGATCATCATTTGTTGCTGCGTCACAGCCGGGCATTCAGGGTCGCGAACTTTCTTGAGCGCAATGCAAACAGCGTATTTGACGAGCCAAACCCCAAAAATGAGACCATAGATTATAATGAGCTAAGCCTGGTGCAGCGCTGGAGCGACTCACTGTCGTCGTTTGCCACGTTTTATTATGCCAATATAGATAACCTGATCCATCAGGACTTTTTCCGGCCCATTTACTTTAATCCACCGCCCATTCGCAGCCATGGTGCTGAAATTGGGGCAGACAAACGCTGGTCTAACGGGATGTCTTTGATAGCCAGCACCGCAATCCAGCGATCACGCCTGCGCGGCGGGTTTGGTATTGCTAACTCCCCGGAGTTTATTGGTAAGCTGCGCTTTAGCTTACCGCTTGGTCGTTCCGGCTTTACGCTCAGTCTGAGCTCTTATGCGGTCAGCAAAAGAAGAACCTTTGACAGTCGCCTGCCAGGCTTTGCCAGCCATGATGTTAACGTAAACTGGCAAAATGAGCACAATCTGTTTATCGCGCTGGGCGTCAGAAATATCACCGACAAAGAAATCTTTGATATTACCGATGACGGCTTTGTGCCTTATCTGCAACGCCGTCGTCAGGTACACTTGTCTCTCAACTGGAGCTGGGGCAATGATTAA
- a CDS encoding sensor domain-containing diguanylate cyclase: protein MSLVKRLTQLNLSVMASSMLLVFSLTSILLWFVVRDRQAETAETNLAQLAHNVVPMLVFKDVETASKELELVGVNKDVLFISLRDTKGEVFSEYAKPSFVKSSALYQQVGIESVREYEGVRMRLYYPVSIKGKFEGDLIMVLDLTGMMYWYLQLVLMLALLIAALFTGSAFLLSRVQRQALMPLISLSELAQRVSHEHNFQLRANVIRDDEIGILTRSFNELLKRVDISQAELRQQLEQEQAQGQQLKQMVRTDPLTKLPNRVALNQLLKEITCEACNPKPLSCLMFIDLDNFKFVNDNYGHDAGDETLIEVGQRISAIIRSDDLLCRLGGDEFALLLPSIESTENAEKLAARIVTIINQPIVVKETVMPIGISIGLAYTPLDADAPMELLNCADDAMYAAKRAGKNNFQVFSKQAPV, encoded by the coding sequence ATGTCTCTTGTTAAGAGATTAACCCAGCTGAACTTGTCGGTGATGGCAAGCAGCATGCTGCTGGTGTTTTCGTTGACGTCCATATTGCTTTGGTTTGTGGTCCGCGACCGGCAGGCCGAAACTGCAGAGACCAATCTTGCACAGTTGGCACATAACGTGGTGCCCATGCTGGTTTTTAAAGATGTCGAAACGGCAAGCAAAGAGCTTGAGCTTGTCGGGGTTAACAAAGACGTGCTGTTTATCTCGTTACGAGATACCAAAGGTGAGGTTTTCAGTGAGTATGCAAAGCCCAGTTTTGTTAAATCTTCGGCTTTATATCAGCAGGTTGGCATCGAGTCTGTGCGGGAATACGAAGGCGTTAGAATGCGCTTATATTACCCGGTGTCAATCAAAGGCAAGTTTGAGGGTGACCTGATCATGGTGCTCGACTTAACGGGCATGATGTACTGGTATTTACAATTGGTCCTGATGTTGGCACTACTGATCGCAGCCTTGTTTACCGGCTCGGCTTTTTTGCTTTCACGCGTGCAGCGCCAGGCCCTGATGCCACTTATCTCACTGTCGGAGCTGGCACAGCGGGTCTCTCATGAGCATAATTTTCAGCTGCGTGCCAATGTGATCCGCGATGACGAAATTGGCATTTTAACCCGCAGTTTCAACGAGCTACTCAAGCGTGTTGATATTTCTCAGGCTGAACTCCGACAACAGCTTGAGCAGGAGCAGGCACAAGGGCAGCAGCTCAAGCAAATGGTCCGCACCGATCCGCTCACAAAACTGCCAAACCGGGTCGCATTGAACCAACTGCTAAAAGAGATAACCTGCGAGGCGTGTAACCCCAAACCTTTAAGCTGCTTGATGTTTATTGACCTTGATAATTTTAAATTTGTGAATGACAACTATGGCCACGATGCCGGGGATGAAACGCTGATCGAAGTTGGCCAGCGGATCAGCGCCATTATCCGCAGCGATGATCTGCTTTGCCGCCTGGGGGGCGATGAGTTTGCGCTGCTCTTGCCAAGCATAGAGTCGACAGAAAACGCCGAGAAGCTGGCCGCCAGGATAGTCACTATCATTAACCAACCCATCGTGGTCAAAGAGACTGTGATGCCAATAGGGATCAGTATTGGTCTGGCCTACACGCCGCTTGATGCCGACGCACCTATGGAGCTATTAAACTGTGCCGATGATGCCATGTACGCGGCAAAACGTGCAGGAAAAAACAACTTTCAGGTTTTCAGTAAGCAGGCACCGGTATGA
- a CDS encoding nuclear transport factor 2 family protein, giving the protein MSDHARIDLVEAYICAYNDFDIAAMLALLDQNIVFENESNGEITASAQGKAAFEQLAVKTAAIFKTRQQTLTELALEENAATAHIQYQARLAVDLPNGLKARDTLELEGKTLFRFENDKITYIKDVS; this is encoded by the coding sequence ATGTCTGACCACGCTCGTATCGATCTGGTTGAGGCCTATATTTGCGCCTACAACGACTTTGACATTGCCGCTATGCTGGCGCTGCTAGACCAGAACATTGTTTTTGAGAATGAATCTAATGGAGAGATCACGGCAAGCGCACAAGGTAAAGCAGCCTTTGAGCAACTCGCCGTAAAAACGGCCGCTATATTCAAGACCCGCCAACAAACACTCACAGAGCTTGCACTGGAAGAAAATGCTGCCACCGCACACATTCAGTACCAGGCAAGGCTGGCCGTTGACTTGCCAAACGGCTTGAAAGCGCGGGATACGCTGGAGCTTGAAGGAAAAACCCTGTTCCGGTTCGAAAACGACAAAATCACTTACATTAAAGACGTGAGCTAA
- a CDS encoding LysE family translocator, whose protein sequence is MTFEHYLALFIAMFLVAVIPGPAVFAITSASIARGLKQGVNMTVGLLLADYLFILLAISGLAVVAEVLGSAFVIIKYLCAAYLIWMGISLIRAKPGTSIAESQVQSTQSAVLSGFLLTLSNPKAIVFYVALFPTFVAIENMTYPDILGIMACATLAFGSVNLGYVYLGSQARKLLTTPRRLTLLNRCAGSVLAASGVTVAVR, encoded by the coding sequence ATGACCTTTGAACATTACCTGGCCTTGTTTATTGCCATGTTTCTCGTTGCTGTGATACCCGGACCCGCCGTATTTGCTATTACCTCGGCGTCTATCGCGCGTGGGCTGAAGCAAGGCGTGAATATGACGGTGGGCCTGCTGCTTGCCGATTACCTGTTCATTTTACTTGCAATTTCGGGCCTGGCAGTGGTCGCCGAAGTGCTGGGCAGCGCCTTTGTTATCATCAAATACCTCTGCGCCGCCTATCTGATCTGGATGGGGATTTCCCTGATACGTGCAAAACCGGGCACATCCATTGCTGAATCTCAGGTGCAAAGCACGCAGTCGGCCGTGTTGAGCGGCTTTTTGCTGACGCTGAGTAATCCAAAAGCCATTGTTTTTTATGTGGCCTTATTTCCCACCTTTGTAGCCATAGAAAACATGACTTACCCGGATATTTTGGGGATCATGGCATGTGCGACACTGGCGTTTGGCTCGGTTAATCTTGGCTATGTGTATCTGGGCAGCCAAGCCAGAAAACTGCTGACAACGCCAAGACGACTCACGCTGCTCAATCGCTGTGCCGGCTCGGTACTGGCCGCATCCGGCGTGACGGTGGCCGTGCGCTGA
- a CDS encoding GNAT family N-acetyltransferase — MITYRLALASEAEGLKALLWQHGQNEWNHLTEEGVNGEFELLKQGSASVVVAVQEGEIIGFAVLIDAAHSPDYLNQYTGQNVMYFIGDVVVASQHSGKGIATALLQACIAQAKHVGGELVLIERHEENLASAGMMRKAGFQIIDTFHDPQKRSAGSQNSCILAIEL, encoded by the coding sequence ATGATCACTTATCGTCTAGCTTTGGCATCGGAGGCTGAAGGGCTAAAAGCACTATTGTGGCAACATGGCCAGAATGAGTGGAATCACTTAACTGAAGAAGGGGTTAATGGTGAATTTGAACTACTCAAGCAGGGCAGTGCAAGTGTCGTGGTGGCAGTGCAGGAAGGTGAAATCATCGGTTTTGCTGTGTTGATTGACGCTGCGCACAGCCCGGATTATCTCAACCAATACACCGGCCAAAATGTCATGTACTTTATCGGTGACGTGGTGGTTGCCAGCCAGCATAGCGGCAAAGGCATAGCGACGGCTCTGTTGCAGGCCTGTATTGCGCAAGCAAAGCACGTTGGTGGCGAACTGGTTTTAATTGAGCGTCATGAAGAAAATCTGGCTTCCGCTGGCATGATGCGAAAAGCCGGGTTTCAAATTATTGATACTTTTCACGACCCGCAAAAACGCAGTGCAGGGTCGCAGAATAGCTGCATCCTGGCCATTGAACTTTAA